The following coding sequences are from one Eucalyptus grandis isolate ANBG69807.140 chromosome 11, ASM1654582v1, whole genome shotgun sequence window:
- the LOC104414205 gene encoding uncharacterized protein LOC104414205: protein MGETDKDAGSTASNGSRRHSGLKVLDPAISRFFGQLPQKLGNGFKLPLKMIKRENERANSGSSSLRNLSKTLTDFEVNLEKQMQAWHENPVWVDQAPEVKVSVPKGSLCNLNVNVNVGLPPDAVYNIVTDPDNKRVFKNIKEVISRRVLVDEGLRQVVELEQAALWKFLWWSGTISVHVLVDQNRADHSMKFKQVKTGFMKRFEGCWRVEPWFVDEKLCYPLKPKTWEDYNSCTGGKGRIGSKVSLDQLIQPALVPPPPISWYLRGITTRTTEMLITDLLAETARVRGGLNPVKSGNNHELSDNTLDKQLEETGDIKERWALRRRLMKQRDRRVLSGQ from the exons ATGGGCGAGACAGATAAAGATGCGGGAAGCACAGCTTCAAATGGCAGCAGAAGACATAGTGGGCTGAAGGTTCTTGATCCTGCTATCTCTAGATTCTTCGGGCAGCTTCCTCAGAAGCTCGGGAATGGCTTCAAG TTGCCACTTAAAATgattaaaagggaaaatgaaagggCAAACTCCGGAAGCTCTTCTTTGAGGAACTTGAGTAAAACCTTGACTGATTTTGAGGTCAATCTGGAGAAGCAAATGCAAGCATGGCATGAAAATCCAGTGTGGGTGGATCAAGCTCCAGAAGTAAAG GTGAGCGTGCCAAAAGGATCTCTTTGCAATCTCAATGTAAATGTCAATGTGGGGTTGCCTCCAGATGCTGTGTATAACATTGTTACTGATCCTGATAATAAAAGGGTTTTCAAGAATATTAAG GAAGTCATATCCAGAAGGGTTTTGGTTGATGAAGGTTTAAGACAAGTTGTTGAATTGGAGCAAGCGGCCTTGTGGAAATTCCTTTGGTGGTCAGGGACCATTTCAGTACATGTTTTGGTGGATCAAAATAGAGCAGATCACTCG ATGAAGTTCAAGCAAGTGAAAACGGGGTTTATGAAAAGATTCGAAGGGTGCTGGAGAGTAGAACCTTGGTTTGTCGACGAGAAACTCTGCTACCCCCTTAAGCCCAAGACTTGGGAAGACTATAATTCATGTACTGGAGGAAAAGGAAGGATCGGATCAAAAGTGAGCTTGGACCAGCTGATCCAACCAGCTCTAGTCCCACCTCCGCCCATTTCTTGGTATTTAAGGGGAATCACTACCAGGACCACTGAGATGCTGATAACTGATTTGCTTGCTGAAACAGCAAGAGTCAGGGGTGGCCTTAATCCTGTGAAATCAGGTAATAATCATGAGCTGTCTGACAACACACTCGATAAGCAACTTGAGGAAACGGGTGACATTAAAGAGCGATGGGCCCTGCGGAGGAGGTTGATGAAGCAAAGAGATAGAAGGGTGCTATCTGGGCAATGA